GCTCTATGGGATGCGCACCTTACAGTGAGCGTTGTTGGAGCAAATAAAAGATAATCATGAATTTCGAACAGATTAAAGAACGAACAAGACCATTAGTCAATAAAGTGTCTCCTGTATCGGAGGGATCATTAGATCTGATAAGTGACTTGATTGTAGTTGAAGTTTATGAAAAAGGAGATGTGTTTATTGATAGAGGGAAAAAAAACAACAAAGAATACTTTGTTTACGAAGGCGTCTGCCGGAGCTTTTTGCTAAGCCCGGAAGGTGAGGAAGTAACCATATCTTATTTTCTTGAAGGCGGTGTGCTCTCTCCGAATAAAACGAGAACAGCCAACCAACTATCTCACCTCAACTTTCAAGCGCTTACAAAGCTGACCGTAGCCAGTTTAAACGCTGACAAGTTTGAGCAGCTCATGATAAATCACATCGACATACGCGAGTTTGGAAATATGGTTTTACAGTATGAACTCCTTGGAAAAGTTGAAAAAGAAATTGCTCTCGCCTCGTTGAACGCTAAAGAAAGACTCATTCTCTTTAGAGAAAAATATCACTTTCTGGAAAATCTAATCTCACATGTTGACATTGCCTCCTATCTGGGAATTACAAATATTTCCCTTAGCAGACTTCGTAAAGGACTCTTGGAGTAAAATATTATCCTTTATCAAATGTTAATGGATTCGAAATCCACATCATCAATCTTTGTGCTGAACTTAAGAACAAAGAAAGATGACAAGTTTATCAAGTACCCTCACACGTGGATTTAATGTAAATAAAATCAATCCACTTTGGTATCTCGCAATTGGAGTAGCTACCATGTCTCTAACTCACATGACCTTTAGTATTGAGATTATGGCTTGGGTTTCAAGTGTTCCATTTTTAATTTATCTAAGTCTCACACAAGGTTGGAGATCAAGGTTAACCTTTTTTCTGGCTTTGGTTTTGGCCTGGTCTCTTGTTGTAACCAAGATTATTAGCGATCCAATTCCATTGGTGCTGGTCTTTCTCTACTCGATCCCAATTGGTTTGTTTCACCTGCCGGGATACTTAATCTGGAGTAAGTTTAAAAATCAGAAATATGCGCTGTTTCTATTTCCTGTCATCATGATCATTATGGAATGGATTCAATACACCTTTACACCTCTTGCCAGTTGGGGAGTAGCAGCGTATACCATGCACGATAATGTATCACTTATTCAAACTGTATCCTTGTTTGGGTTGGCTGGACTAAGTTTTTTGATTTATTGGGTGAATATCTCAATTGCTACTATCATCATCAAAAGAAAAATCGCTGTTTCAACATTTCAGCTCCCGTTAATTGTGCTGTTTCTTTTCATTGTATTTGGCTCCATCCGATACGATATGAGCAAAGCTAATGGTAGTGACACTGTAACGGTTGCCGCAGTGGGAACAGACTCGGAGGCAAGTGGTTTGCCATTGCCAACTAAGGTAAGAACTGAGCAGACTAGAACGACATTATTTAAACGAACCAGAACTGCAGCGGAAGGTGGTGCTAAAATAATATCGTGGAACGAAGCTGCTATATTTATTATGCCTGATGATGAGGAGGAATGGATACACTCCATCAAGGAACTAGCTGCTGAACTCCATATCACTTTGGTGGCTTCTTATGTGTCACCCATTTCACAATCTCCCTTGAAGTATGAGAACAAATACCGGTTTATCGATTCGTCAGGAAACATTACGCATACATACCTCAAGCATCAACCCGTACCCGGAGAACCAGCTGTGCAGGGAAAGTCGCCTTTAAAAGTTGCTGATATAAAAGGAACAAAAGTTGGGGCCGCAATTTGCTATGATTATGATTTTCCATATCTGGCAAAAGGGTATGGTGAATTAGGAGCAGATATAGTAATGCTTCCGTCAAGTGATTGGAGAGGCATAGACCCTGTTCATACTGAAATGGCAGCCTTTAGAGCAGTTGAGCAAGGTCACTCGATTCTTCGTTCAACGCGTTTTGGGCTCTCTGCAGCAATTACACCATACGGTGAAATGGTTTCACAAATGAGCAGTTTTGACGATAATGATA
This Cryomorphaceae bacterium 1068 DNA region includes the following protein-coding sequences:
- a CDS encoding Crp/Fnr family transcriptional regulator encodes the protein MNFEQIKERTRPLVNKVSPVSEGSLDLISDLIVVEVYEKGDVFIDRGKKNNKEYFVYEGVCRSFLLSPEGEEVTISYFLEGGVLSPNKTRTANQLSHLNFQALTKLTVASLNADKFEQLMINHIDIREFGNMVLQYELLGKVEKEIALASLNAKERLILFREKYHFLENLISHVDIASYLGITNISLSRLRKGLLE